Proteins from one Triticum aestivum cultivar Chinese Spring chromosome 7A, IWGSC CS RefSeq v2.1, whole genome shotgun sequence genomic window:
- the LOC123153841 gene encoding thaumatin-like protein 1b has product MGGALLLSLLCFAFLKGASPSTFTVKNNCGYTVWPGILSNAGVAPPSTTGFALSPGESRAVTVDDGWSGRMWGRMLCVQSSSSSAGFACATGDCGSGTVECSGHGAAPPATLAEFTLASIGGDDFYDVSLVDGFNVPVLVAPANGSCPATDCPADLNAQCPPELRVVVAGAVVACRSACEAFGTEAYCCSGEHGTPATCAPTAYSRLFKAACPRAYSYAYDDATSTFTCAGGSAGYGVVFCPAGGSSGNQVSPPTSAAYPPMVFSSQGADPATITLLPLLMAIFQVMSMQ; this is encoded by the exons ATGGGAGGAGCACTTCTGCTCTCTCTGCTCTGCTTCGCCTTCCTCAAAG GAGCAAGCCCTTCGACGTTCACAGTGAAGAACAACTGCGGCTATACGGTGTGGCCGGGCATCCTCTCCAACGCCGGCGTGGCGCCGCCGTCCACCACCGGCTTCGCGCTCTCCCCGGGCGAGTCCCGTGCCGTGACTGTCGACGATGGCTGGTCCGGCCGCATGTGGGGCCGCATGCTCTGCGTGCAAAGCTCCTCCTCTAGCGCCGGCTTCGCCTGCGCCACCGGTGACTGCGGCTCGGGCACAGTCGAGTGCTCCGGCCACGGTGCGGCCCCGCCGGCCACGCTGGCCGAGTTCACGCTCGCTTCCATCGGAGGCGACGACTTCTACGACGTGAGCCTCGTCGACGGCTTCAACGTGCCGGTGCTGGTCGCGCCGGCGAACGGGAGCTGCCCGGCCACGGACTGCCCTGCCGACCTGAACGCGCAGTGCCCGCCGGAGCTGCGCGTCGTCGTGGCCGGTGCGGTGGTGGCGTGCCGGAGCGCGTGCGAGGCGTTCGGGACGGAGGCCTACTGCTGCAGCGGCGAGCACGGGACGCCGGCGACGTGCGCGCCCACGGCCTACTCCCGGCTGTTCAAGGCCGCGTGCCCGCGCGCCTACAGCTACGCCTACGACGACGCGACGTCCACGTTCACGTGCGCAGGCGGCAGTGCCGGCTACGGCGTCGTGTTCTGCCCCGCCGGCGGGTCGAG TGGGAACCAGGTGTCGCCACCGACAAGTGCCGCCTACCCACCAATGGTGTTCTCGTCTCAGGGCGCAGATCCGGCGACAATCACCCTCCTTCCTCTCCTCATGGCCATCTTTCAAGTGATGTCGATGCAGTGA
- the LOC123149622 gene encoding F-box/LRR-repeat protein At3g59200 codes for MAGAGEDEAAPPPHPPSLDRQQPMEEALAAAKRRRSEHYHGVADGPSFRMEDLPAEVQPVIISLLPLKEAVRTSIVSRSWRMLWRFHCDLCFNERGDVDSNTDDNSADQVNGTGTNDQSTNQCGTKITRAKFIETVNSVIQQHSGVGINKFSIKCGLLIEDSEHLDRWIEFAASSKAKTIDFDLKIFDYPVEEVPHFPLEALDAQDIWRFSRLACKLFKT; via the exons AtggccggagccggggaagacgaagCAGCTCCTCCTCCCCATCCCCCTTCTCTAGATCGACAG CAGCCCATGGAAGAGGCGCTGGCGGCGGCCAAGAGGAGAAGGTCGGAGCACTACCACGGCGTCGCCGACGGGCCGTCCTTCCGCATGGAGGACCTTCCGGCG GAGGTTCAGCCGGTTATAATCTCACTGCTGCCACTGAAAGAGGCCGTGAGGACAAGCATTGTTTCAAGAAGTTGGAGAATGCTCTGGAGATTCCACTGCGATCTATGTTTCAATGAACGCGGTGATGTGGATTCTAACACCGATGACAATTCCGCTGATCAGGTTAATGGCACTGGCACCAATGACCAATCCACTAATCAGTGTGGTACCAAAATAACACGAGCAAAGTTCATTGAGACTGTAAATTCAGTTATTCAACAGCATAGTGGGGTAGGAATCAATAAGTTCAGCATCAAGTGTGGCCTGCTCATCGAGGACTCTGAACATCTTGACAGGTGGATTGAGTTTGCCGCTTCATCAAAGGCAAAAACAATAGATTTTGATTTGAAGATATTTGATTACCCAGTTGAAGAAGTTCCCCATTTTCCTCTTGAGGCCTTAGATGCTCAAG ATATTTGGAGATTTTCCAGGCTTGCTTGCAAATTGTTCAAGACTTGA